From Rhizobium favelukesii, the proteins below share one genomic window:
- a CDS encoding peroxiredoxin, which yields MADISIGTAAPDFDLPRDGGGRVSLGHFRGKPLILFFYPKDDTTGCTAESLAFTALAGEFEKAGAGVIGMSPDSVKCHDRFIKKHDLAVVLASDEEKTTLEAYGVWKQKTMYGRNFMGVERTTFLIREDGTIGTIWQKVKVPGHAEIVLAAVQNLSR from the coding sequence ATGGCGGATATCAGCATCGGCACCGCGGCGCCCGACTTTGATCTCCCGCGTGATGGCGGAGGCCGCGTCTCGCTTGGTCATTTCCGCGGCAAACCACTGATACTTTTCTTCTATCCCAAGGATGACACGACGGGGTGCACGGCGGAATCGCTCGCCTTCACGGCGCTTGCCGGCGAATTTGAGAAAGCTGGCGCCGGCGTTATCGGGATGTCTCCCGATTCCGTGAAGTGCCATGACCGGTTCATCAAGAAGCACGACCTTGCGGTCGTCTTGGCGTCTGATGAAGAGAAGACGACGCTGGAAGCCTATGGTGTGTGGAAGCAGAAGACCATGTACGGACGCAATTTCATGGGTGTGGAGCGCACGACTTTCCTCATTCGCGAGGATGGGACGATCGGAACGATCTGGCAGAAGGTGAAAGTGCCAGGCCACGCCGAAATCGTCCTTGCCGCTGTGCAGAACCTGTCGCGATGA
- a CDS encoding DUF3971 domain-containing protein — protein MSAIRGEKITFRKKDIVALHELPSAQAEDPIIVSCPPTRSRMRRTAGATGGCIAVILFVLAAIVFTVESGIFDAPLSRQAQAALNSAIGPRYRAEVGSTVIRFTSNLRLALEARDVNMIDEKSGQHLSTTHAMRMALDPLQLFRGRIAIAQIEAEDIALDTALLPSGKPLKLDDVRIDEIPAALEAAFAQLDMIDSFVERGGTRSVKLSGIDIKLADTANGPLSIVIDSLAFSRTRQGALALDGEVAINGKPATLSVVTEMASGHTSKLTGQLAGVDLGPFTLKRNVEGQIRQGIDGTGDLAISAVRTGDHASPALDASIELKPGHFYMDGDQQELSGGSINLAYDFSKQTLEIAKSRVQFGATSVPLTGALIDLDKIDASAGKGFGIDLLVSGGTAAPTGSGEQPLAFDIQATGRYLVASRELQFENMRVSSPAGGLFASLHVRFGDVSPEISFAGQSQQLQTTAVKQLWPFWMASKGREWVERNLFGGTVSDASISVFIPFGRMDEAVGKGLKLDENQIRIAFDIAGTRMNVVGDIPPIRDTNAHFDLSGPRATISIKSGTAFFPSGRSVNVGEGTFLLPSTYDKPLMAELNLPISGAADAVGELLTYKPIQVLQRAGLVPEDLTGKVSANVQARLGLISSQNPPPAEWKAVLQLQDLDIAKPISGRKITSLDGVLNADPKQVSVDGKGLIDGIPAGIELVEPTDKSSGVQPQQHITATLNNDQREKLLPGLNNIIDGSIDVELNRIDQDRQGVTIDLGRARLSLPWMGWSKGSGIGATATFEASGPADNTQLKNFVLKGDGFGANGSLVIGKGSLVKADLDSVKLSSLDDFSVSVKRNKGGLDVSVSGNSADARPIISRLKAGSNGESDDDQSGSVSIRAKLGRIVGFNDEKVRNVDMLYVSADGRLQSLNFTGVTDSGEAFVARTKGNGVINITSGDAGSVSRFADLYQHMTGGLLNLQIRLGAGDSWDGSIDIRRFSLVNEQRLHSIVSTPVGQEQRSLNSAVKRNIDTSAQRFQRGFARIVSTNGAISIENGVVRGDQVGAVFQGMVRDQRGRMDMTGTFMPAYGLNRLFAELPLIGIILGNGTDRGLIGITFKLTGKLESPDMIINPLSIIAPGVFRNIFEFQ, from the coding sequence ATGTCGGCGATCCGCGGCGAGAAAATTACATTCCGCAAGAAAGATATCGTCGCACTGCATGAGCTTCCCTCGGCGCAGGCCGAAGATCCCATCATCGTCAGCTGCCCGCCAACGCGTTCGCGCATGCGCAGAACTGCTGGTGCCACGGGCGGCTGCATTGCCGTTATTCTGTTCGTGCTCGCCGCGATTGTCTTCACGGTGGAAAGCGGCATATTCGACGCGCCGCTTTCGCGGCAGGCGCAGGCTGCCCTCAACTCCGCTATCGGGCCGCGCTATCGGGCCGAGGTCGGCTCGACGGTCATCCGCTTTACATCGAACCTGCGCCTTGCGCTCGAGGCGCGCGACGTCAACATGATCGACGAGAAGAGCGGCCAGCACCTGTCGACGACGCATGCCATGCGCATGGCACTCGACCCGCTGCAACTCTTCCGCGGTCGAATAGCGATTGCGCAGATCGAGGCCGAAGATATCGCGCTCGATACGGCGTTGCTGCCGTCAGGAAAACCGCTCAAGCTCGATGATGTCAGGATCGACGAAATCCCGGCCGCGCTGGAAGCGGCATTTGCTCAACTTGACATGATCGACAGCTTCGTAGAGCGCGGCGGAACCCGGTCGGTCAAGCTCTCGGGCATCGACATCAAGCTGGCCGATACGGCAAACGGTCCACTCTCGATCGTAATCGACAGTCTGGCCTTCTCGAGGACACGCCAGGGCGCGCTGGCGTTGGATGGCGAGGTCGCGATCAACGGCAAACCGGCAACACTCAGCGTCGTCACGGAAATGGCCAGCGGGCATACTTCGAAGTTGACAGGGCAGTTGGCAGGCGTCGATCTGGGGCCGTTCACGCTCAAGCGAAACGTCGAAGGTCAAATCCGGCAAGGCATCGATGGCACTGGAGACTTGGCGATCTCTGCCGTTCGTACCGGCGATCACGCTTCGCCTGCGCTCGATGCCTCGATCGAGCTGAAGCCGGGGCACTTTTATATGGACGGCGACCAGCAGGAGTTGAGCGGCGGCAGCATCAACCTTGCCTATGATTTCTCCAAGCAAACGCTCGAGATCGCCAAGTCACGCGTTCAGTTCGGCGCGACGTCGGTACCGCTCACCGGTGCCCTTATCGATCTGGACAAGATCGATGCCTCCGCAGGAAAGGGCTTCGGTATCGATCTGCTTGTGAGTGGCGGCACGGCGGCGCCAACTGGATCCGGAGAGCAACCCCTTGCCTTCGATATCCAGGCGACCGGTCGGTACCTGGTTGCCAGCCGCGAACTGCAATTCGAGAATATGCGGGTTTCGAGCCCGGCCGGCGGCCTCTTCGCCTCCTTGCATGTCCGCTTCGGAGACGTCTCACCGGAAATCAGCTTTGCCGGTCAGTCACAGCAGCTGCAGACAACGGCCGTCAAGCAATTATGGCCGTTCTGGATGGCGTCGAAGGGCCGCGAGTGGGTTGAACGCAACCTCTTCGGGGGCACCGTCAGCGACGCTTCAATCTCCGTCTTCATTCCGTTCGGACGCATGGACGAGGCGGTGGGTAAGGGGCTGAAACTCGACGAGAACCAGATCCGCATTGCGTTCGACATCGCTGGTACGCGGATGAACGTGGTCGGCGACATCCCGCCGATCCGCGATACGAATGCGCATTTTGATTTGAGCGGTCCGCGCGCGACGATCTCGATCAAGAGCGGGACGGCGTTCTTCCCGTCGGGACGATCGGTAAACGTCGGCGAGGGTACGTTTCTCCTTCCGTCGACCTACGACAAGCCGCTCATGGCCGAACTCAATCTTCCCATTTCCGGCGCGGCGGACGCGGTCGGCGAATTGCTGACCTACAAGCCGATCCAGGTATTGCAGCGTGCGGGCCTCGTGCCTGAGGATCTCACGGGCAAGGTGTCGGCGAACGTGCAGGCACGCCTCGGGCTGATCTCGTCGCAAAATCCTCCGCCGGCCGAATGGAAGGCGGTGTTGCAGCTTCAGGATCTCGATATCGCCAAGCCGATTTCGGGCCGTAAAATCACGAGCCTCGACGGGGTCCTGAACGCTGATCCGAAGCAGGTAAGCGTCGACGGAAAAGGGCTGATCGACGGCATTCCCGCCGGTATCGAGCTTGTCGAGCCCACGGATAAATCTTCCGGCGTTCAGCCGCAGCAACACATTACCGCTACGCTCAACAACGATCAGCGGGAAAAGCTGCTACCCGGCCTCAACAACATCATCGATGGCAGCATCGACGTTGAACTCAATCGCATCGATCAGGACCGGCAAGGGGTCACGATCGACCTTGGAAGGGCCCGCCTATCGCTGCCATGGATGGGATGGTCCAAGGGAAGCGGTATCGGCGCCACGGCTACGTTCGAAGCATCCGGCCCAGCCGACAACACGCAGTTGAAGAACTTCGTCCTGAAAGGCGACGGATTCGGCGCGAACGGCTCTCTCGTCATCGGCAAGGGCAGCCTGGTGAAGGCGGATCTCGACAGCGTCAAACTATCTTCTCTTGACGATTTTTCCGTTTCGGTGAAGCGCAACAAGGGAGGGCTTGATGTCTCCGTATCTGGCAATAGTGCCGATGCCCGTCCGATCATCTCCAGATTGAAGGCCGGCAGCAATGGCGAAAGCGACGACGACCAGAGCGGTAGCGTATCCATACGGGCCAAGCTCGGTCGCATCGTCGGCTTCAACGATGAGAAGGTGCGGAATGTAGACATGCTTTACGTTTCGGCGGATGGCAGGCTGCAGTCACTGAATTTCACCGGTGTCACCGACAGCGGCGAGGCGTTCGTCGCCCGGACGAAGGGCAATGGCGTCATCAATATCACGAGCGGGGATGCGGGCTCCGTCTCGCGCTTCGCCGATCTCTATCAGCACATGACGGGCGGCTTGCTCAATCTGCAGATCCGCCTCGGCGCGGGCGACAGCTGGGACGGGTCGATCGACATCAGGCGCTTCTCTCTCGTCAATGAGCAGCGCCTGCACTCGATCGTTTCGACGCCGGTCGGTCAGGAGCAACGGAGCCTGAATTCAGCGGTGAAGCGGAACATCGACACCTCTGCACAGCGCTTCCAGCGCGGCTTTGCCCGGATCGTTTCAACGAACGGCGCGATCAGCATTGAGAACGGCGTCGTGCGTGGCGATCAGGTCGGCGCAGTGTTCCAAGGCATGGTGCGCGACCAGCGCGGAAGGATGGACATGACAGGCACTTTCATGCCCGCCTATGGCCTGAACCGGCTCTTCGCCGAATTGCCTCTGATCGGTATCATCCTCGGCAATGGCACGGACCGCGGCCTGATCGGCATCACGTTCAAGCTGACAGGGAAATTGGAGTCCCCCGATATGATCATCAATCCGTTGTCGATCATCGCGCCCGGCGTCTTCCGCAACATCTTCGAATTCCAATAG
- the tyrS gene encoding tyrosine--tRNA ligase, whose translation MSEFKSDFLRTLKERGFIHQISDELGLDELFAKETVTAYIGFDPTAPSLHAGSLIQIMMLHWLQATGHRAISLMGGGTGMVGDPSFKDEARQLMTIDTIESNIASIKRVFSNYLTYGDGPKDALMINNAEWLRSINYLEFLRDVGRHFSVNRMLSFDSVKTRLDREQSLSFLEFNYMILQAYDFVELAKRYDCRLQMGGSDQWGNIVNGIDLGHRMGTRQLYALTSPLLTTASGAKMGKSATGAVWLNADMLSAYDFWQYWRNTEDADVSRFLKLYTTLPMDEVARLSALAGSEVNEVKKILATEVTSILHGRTAAEQAAETARKTFEEGGLAENLPSVEVPAAELDDGIGLLSLIVRAGLAASNGEARRHVQGGAVRINDQAVSDERRIIGSGEITADGVIKLSLGKKKHILIRCAA comes from the coding sequence ATGTCCGAGTTCAAATCCGATTTCCTCCGCACGCTGAAAGAGCGCGGCTTCATTCATCAGATCTCCGATGAATTGGGCCTCGACGAACTCTTCGCCAAGGAAACGGTAACGGCTTATATCGGCTTCGACCCGACGGCGCCCAGCCTGCATGCGGGCTCGCTCATCCAGATCATGATGCTGCACTGGCTGCAAGCAACCGGTCACCGCGCCATTTCGCTGATGGGCGGCGGCACCGGTATGGTCGGCGACCCCTCCTTCAAGGACGAGGCACGCCAGTTGATGACTATTGACACGATCGAGAGCAACATCGCCTCGATCAAGCGCGTCTTCTCGAACTACCTGACCTACGGCGACGGCCCCAAAGATGCACTGATGATCAACAATGCCGAGTGGCTGCGTTCGATCAATTACCTCGAGTTCCTGCGCGACGTTGGCCGGCATTTCTCCGTCAACCGAATGCTGTCCTTTGACAGCGTCAAGACGCGCCTTGATCGCGAGCAGTCGCTGTCGTTCCTCGAATTCAACTACATGATCCTGCAGGCCTACGACTTCGTCGAACTGGCCAAGCGCTACGACTGCCGTCTGCAGATGGGCGGTTCGGATCAGTGGGGCAACATCGTAAACGGCATCGACCTCGGTCACCGCATGGGGACGCGGCAGCTCTACGCGCTGACCTCGCCGCTGCTGACGACCGCTTCCGGTGCCAAGATGGGCAAGTCCGCGACCGGCGCCGTCTGGCTCAATGCCGACATGCTGTCGGCCTATGACTTCTGGCAGTACTGGCGCAACACCGAAGACGCCGACGTCTCGCGCTTCCTGAAGCTCTACACGACGCTCCCGATGGACGAGGTCGCACGCCTGTCGGCGCTCGCCGGCTCGGAGGTCAACGAAGTCAAGAAGATCCTGGCGACCGAGGTGACCTCGATCCTGCACGGCCGGACAGCCGCCGAACAGGCTGCCGAAACCGCCCGCAAGACCTTCGAGGAAGGAGGCCTTGCCGAAAACCTTCCCTCGGTCGAGGTCCCGGCTGCCGAACTGGACGACGGTATTGGCCTGCTGTCGCTGATCGTCCGCGCCGGCCTTGCCGCTTCGAATGGCGAGGCGCGCCGCCACGTTCAGGGCGGTGCAGTGCGCATCAACGACCAGGCAGTCAGTGACGAACGCAGGATCATCGGCAGCGGCGAGATCACCGCCGATGGCGTCATCAAGCTGTCGCTCGGCAAGAAGAAGCACATCCTGATCCGCTGCGCCGCTTAA